A window of the Dictyostelium discoideum AX4 chromosome 4 chromosome, whole genome shotgun sequence genome harbors these coding sequences:
- a CDS encoding alanine aminotransferase, with protein MFKRSLKVLLSNPPINRVKPSSTIIQPLSNTTTTTIINNNNITNFEKMTHKKSMTIDNICQNVRNAQYAVRGELVIRAEAISHQLQKQKTEGTKTLPFEEIVYCNIGNPQQLKQKPLTYFRQVVSLVECPDLLDNPYVEKIYPADVISRAKEILGSINNTTGAYSNSQGIGLVLRSVADFIERRDGHKSDPSEIFLTDGASVGVQRILKLLIKDRSDGILIPIPQYPLYSATIELYNGSQLGYLLNEEKGWSLEISQLEHSYNDAVSKGINPRALVIINPGNPTGQCLDRANMEEIVKFCLEKNVVLLADEVYQENVYVKESKPFISFKKVVKDMGGDYADLEMVSFHSVSKGFVGECGKRGGYMELNGVTQDVKAEIYKLASIGLCPNVIGQLVVDLMVRPPVAGEQSHDLYLKERDNIYESLKKRANLLTNALNNLEGVTCNPSEGAMYAFPQIRLPAKAVEYANSIGKAPDAYYCIQLLEATGICVVPGSGFGQKDGTWHFRTTFLPSEEAIEGVCKRIADFHQSFMNKYK; from the exons ATGTTCAAAAGAagtttaaaagttttattatcaaatccACCCATCAACAGAGTAAAGCCCTCTTCAACAATTATTCAACCACTTTCAAatactactacaacaacaataattaataataataatataactaattttgaaaaaatgacACAta aaaaatctatgacaattgataatatttgcCAAAATGTAAGAAATGCACAATATGCAGTACGTGGTGAATTAGTTATTCGTGCAGAAGCAATTTCAcatcaattacaaaaacaaaaaacagaAGGCACAAAAACATTACCATTTGAAGAGATTGTCTATTGTAATATTGGTAATCCACAACAATTGAAACAAAAACCATTAACTTATTTCCGTCAAGTTGTATCATTAGTTGAATGTCCAGATTTATTAGATAATCCATACGTTGAAAAGATATATCCAGCCGATGTTATCTCACGTGCTAAAGAGATATTAggatcaattaataatacaacagGTGCCTATTCCAATAGTCAAGGTATTGGTTTAGTTTTAAGATCAGTTGCAGATTTCATAGAGAGACGTGATGGACATAAATCTGATCCATCCGAAATTTTCCTTACAGATGGTGCATCAGTTGGTGTACAACGTATTTTGaaacttttaattaaagatcGTTCAGACGGTATCTTAATTCCAATTCCACAATATCCACTCTACAGTGCCACCATTGAATTATATAATGGCAGTCAATTAGGGTACCTATTAAATGAAGAGAAAGGTTGGTCACTCGAGATCTCCCAATTGGAGCATTCCTACAATGATGCAGTTTCAAAGGGTATTAATCCACGTGCACTCGTTATCATCAATCCAGGTAATCCAACTGGTCAATGTTTAGATAGAGCAAATATGGAAGAGATTGTCAAGTTTTGTTTAGAAAAGAATGTAGTATTATTGGCTGATGAAGTCTATCAAGAGAATGTTTATGTCAAAGAGAGTAAACCATTCATCTCATTCAAAAAGGTTGTCAAAGATATGGGTGGTGATTATGCAGATTTAGAGATGGTTTCATTCCATTCAGTTAGTAAAGGTTTCGTTGGTGAATGTGGTAAACGTGGTGGTTATATGGAATTAAATGGTGTCACTCAAGATGTTAAAGCTGAAATTTATAAACTCGCATCAATTGGTTTATGTCCAAATGTTATTGGTCAAttggttgttgatttaatggTTCGTCCACCAGTTGCTGGTGAACAATCACATGATCTCTACCTTAAAGAAAGAGATAATATCTatgaatctttaaaaaaacgTGCAAATCTCTTAACAAATGCTTTAAATAATCTTGAAGGTGTAACTTGTAATCCATCAGAAGGTGCAATGTATGCTTTCCCACAAATTCGTCTTCCAGCTAAAGCTGTAGAATATGcaaattcaattggtaaaGCACCAGATGCTTACTATTGTATTCAATTACTCGAAGCCACTGGTATCTGTGTTGTACCAGGTAGTGGTTTCGGTCAAAAAGATGGTACTTGGCATTTTAGAACTACCTTCTTACCTTCTGAAGAAGCAATTGAAGGTGTTTGTAAGAGAATCGCTGATTTCCATCAATCATTTatgaataaatataaataa